The Deltaproteobacteria bacterium genomic interval GTACCTGAATCCTTCCCATGCAGAGCTCCAAAGGACTTCGGACTCGGTCTTGTGCCAGGGAGCGTTTTTCAGGCTGGTTGTCTTGAGAGAGTAGATAAAAGTGATGGTGCTGACCGTGAGATCAGTCCGCAGGGGATACCATGCCAGGCTCCTCTGCCCCAGTAAATGCTCGCGGACATCGTCCCTGCCCATAGGTGCCTCTTTATGCACAACCTCTACGGCCCCGGTTTCGGGATTCATGACCTCTTCGGCATAACCGACCTCTCTTCCCTTGAATAGCTGGAGAAAGAGTTCCAGGGTTTTTCGGTCCAGATCACGGGGGAATCTTCGGGGCCCGGCCTCTTTATCCGATTGATTCTCTTCCTGATCCAGGCACCGTGCAGCCTGGTCCCAGCCGAGTGAGCGATAGACCTTTCGGAGCAGGGTCTTTGCATCTTTACGATGGGGTTCTCTTGAGATGATACGCTGTAGTATTCGGACAACGCGCTCAGGCTGCTCATTCAACTGTACCAGCACCCTGGCCAGACCGATGCGGTAATCAGCACTGAAATGACGGGTTACAGACAGGGCCCGCTGCCAGTCCTCCCTGGCCTGGGGAAGCAAATCCAGCTCTTCACCGATCCCGGCCCAGGCCGCATAGTCTCCTGCCCGCTGGCCTTTCCTGAGACGGCCATGCAGATAGATATCCCTGGCCCTTTCTTCCCGACCTTGTTCAAGGAGATTTCTGGCTTGAGCATACATGACTGGAGAGATGGAGACCCACTAACTAAGCTTCTGCAAGCATGGGCAGGTCACGGGGGAATTGCGGCACATCCAGCCGGCCCTTGGCCAAATCCAAGGCTTCAGTAATTAAGCCATGAAGAGTCTCCCATACCTTTTCATAGCCTTCCCGACCCACAGGCTTAATCCCATGAGCTAATATTGAGTTATTTCGTGTGGTCAGTGCGTTAATCACTGCGTTACCTTTGTCTAAAAACAGCCTGCCTACCGGGTCGCCAAGACGATTCAACAGACCGAAGGATTCACGGAGCCCCAACAGGACTTTGTCTTTGTCGCGGACAAAGGGTTCATACTCTGAACGAAGGTTTTCCGGCAGGTCGTTGAGGGTCAACTTGTTGCTGCCCAGTCCGTGTTCCCTGGACAGACGAATCTGGGCCACCATCTCGGTGGCACGGTAGAGCCGGGCAACCGCATCGTCAAATCGCTCCTGTGATGCGCGCCTTTGCGCATTGTTCAGGAGATCGGCAACAGGTTCATAACCGTTGCCTTCCTCTTGGCCGGTCAGTTTTTTCAATGCAGCCAGATGCCTTCCATAGTAACGGCCTAAGGAAGACAACAGGTTCAGTGCAGTTGCATGATCAAAGACATCCCATGCTGCAAACCCTTTGGCTGCCGTTCGGACACTCAGCCACAGTTGTTGGCTTTCAGCCGTACGCTGCATGCTCAATAGGTCGTCCGCCAGGGCCACGACCATGCTGTAGTCATACCGTCTGGCAGCCTGCAGGATCATTACTTCATACTGATCCCCGTATACATCAGCTACGCCTGTCACAGGAACGGGCCTATCCGCGGACCGGACCTTCACCAGATCGATCCTTGGACCAAGATTCAGATACAGGCTCCAGCCCGCTGCCATAGCGGCCATTCCCAGTGCCACTGACATGGTCTTAGTACCGCCAGTATAGTTTGCAACGACCTGAGATCCATGACCGAAGCGCTGTTTGATAGCGGCCCTCAATTCTTTCAGATGCTGGTAGCATAGACCCAGATCATCCGGGTTATCCAAAGGCAATTTCGAATATTGGTTTCTTGAAAGCCCGGTTTGAGCAACGATGGACATGTCCTTCCTGCCATCCCGGCCCTCCTTGCATGGCTTTCCATCTCCGTCAACTGCAATCTCGCTGCCCTTTGAGCCTGTGGAACATACAAAGAAGACATGGTCATAACTGTCCATTTGAACAGCATTGACTATCGGTGCACAGGAACCTCCAACTGTTGCTACCAGGATCTTTTTCACGGCTACAAGACCCCTATTATAAGACCAGACCCTTTAACCTGGCCTCGGTCACGAGATCCGGACTGGCCATCTGGTCGAATGTCAGGTTGATTTCCCGCTCGATTATGCCGGTGGACCTCTCTGCGACTCCAAGGGCCTTCCACAGATGCTCTTCCGGGAGCCCGATAACCAGAATGTCAATATCAGAGGCCCTGTCAAAGAATCCTGGCTGGAGTATGGAGCCGAAAAGGATCACCTCTTTTGCCCCAAGGGCCTTTAACGCTGGCCCGGCCAAACGAACCCTCTTCAGAAGGTCAAGCCTTTCTGACTCGAAGGCCGCCTTCCTTTCCTGCAGACGCTTCTTGAATCCGGCGGCATACAGATCAATATCCGCTTGCGTGCTCATTCCACCCTCTCAAGAAAAACGAGGAATTTTTCCAGGTCCCTTTTGGTCATTTCCCACGT includes:
- a CDS encoding TIGR02710 family CRISPR-associated protein, with translation MKKILVATVGGSCAPIVNAVQMDSYDHVFFVCSTGSKGSEIAVDGDGKPCKEGRDGRKDMSIVAQTGLSRNQYSKLPLDNPDDLGLCYQHLKELRAAIKQRFGHGSQVVANYTGGTKTMSVALGMAAMAAGWSLYLNLGPRIDLVKVRSADRPVPVTGVADVYGDQYEVMILQAARRYDYSMVVALADDLLSMQRTAESQQLWLSVRTAAKGFAAWDVFDHATALNLLSSLGRYYGRHLAALKKLTGQEEGNGYEPVADLLNNAQRRASQERFDDAVARLYRATEMVAQIRLSREHGLGSNKLTLNDLPENLRSEYEPFVRDKDKVLLGLRESFGLLNRLGDPVGRLFLDKGNAVINALTTRNNSILAHGIKPVGREGYEKVWETLHGLITEALDLAKGRLDVPQFPRDLPMLAEA